The following nucleotide sequence is from Ornithodoros turicata isolate Travis chromosome 2, ASM3712646v1, whole genome shotgun sequence.
CGATACGGACCAGTTTTAGGCAGGGAAGGTGAGGGGGAGCCGCGGATGGAGCCCCCCAGGCCCGTACCTCTCCAGGGGCTCGCCCGACCACGGCCCGATCGTTGCTAGCAACCAGGAGTCGCGAGGAAGCGGGCCCGGCCGGAACCCTTTTGGAATCATACCCGGGGCCCCTAAattctctcgccggccctggttATAGGCATCGGCGTGCATCAACGGTGTGCAAAAGCGAATGCGTTTTCATCCGGCAACAAACcttggggcccagtaatttttcGAAACCTGGAAATTTGGTGCCTGTGAATTTGATGTACAGCTTGGCTAAATCATGTGCGCTAAACTTCTTGTTCTGCATCCCGGAGGTTTAGATGGCCAGCGTGGACTAAAACATATATCTTATTTTGTATTAGCAATTAACGTCGCTGAAAGATTCAATCTGTAAAATTTGAATGCTGTTGGTGAGCGTCACGTATTTCTGCTGACCACGATTAATCGACAAGCCTCCACAAATTTCGGTTTCGCAAAAGGCATAGGTGACGCCATCGCGCGCGCAAGCGCTCGTCTGCTTGCAACCGGGCTCGCTTAAACTTTCACACGTTGCAGGGTGGTCGGCAGTACTGATATGGAGACGGAAGGCGACTTTGTTGCGGAAGCCCAGTGGAAGAGTAACGAATTTCAGTCCTAAGTCCTCGAAACAATCCTTTCCGGAATAAACAATAAGAAACAGCGTCAAAACGAATTCTGCGTTTGGAAACTTGTTGCTTCCCCGACGCGGAATCCTCGGACGTTGCAAGAAAAATGTCGccgcagttccctgtgaagccgGCCCAGCACGCACGATCCCTTCGAGCCCTCGAGAAACACGCCGCCACATCGGCAAGCAGACCGTTCGGCAATAAAACGCATGGTGCACGTGCGATGCTATGGAGAGAGGCAAACGCCACCTATAGATATAGAAGGACTGCTCCTTCCGCCTGCCTCGTCGATCGATTTGCTTGTCACCAATGAAAAATACTGCTCAGCCTAACCGTAACAAGGACGCGACAGGCACCGCAACGATTGTCGTGCCGCTGTTACGGTCTGGCCGAACAGTATTATTCAATGGATCATTACCAAGTGAGACCTCGCCTGGCTTCCTTAGCTATATTGTCACGTTCCACATTGAGTAACAGCTATATATGTATGTGCGAATAATtattttaaaaccgaagcgaGTAGTTGCACAACAAGACAGGATATACACATGCAGCACATGTACGGCTAAAAACATGTGTACAGCATCGACAGCATGTATACGCGATACGTAAGCACGGATCAGAGTATGAAGCAGCGCTCAATTTCTATGCCCTCTCTTGTGTCGTTTTCGGCCTACGTGTGCAGCTTTAGAACTTTTCGAAAATACACGGTCTTGAGGAAATGTCGATTCGATTCGAAAATTCGAATACAAAATTCCGTATTCGATTCGGAAATCGAGCCGAATATAGAATTATCCCCTTCGCGGTATTCGAAAAATCCGGATATTCGCACGTGCCCTAGCAAAAACATGACCAAGCCAATGTCATGCAAATGATTTGATGTATTGTGGGGCATTCGTATCGTCCTGATCAGCGCAACCGAACATGCTGGTGCAACGTTTATCATCACGTCCACCCAAGTCTGCGGTGGTCTGACACACCTGAGCGCGCAGGACACAAACCCTTTGGTTGTGCATCGGTCTCCACTTGGAAACATAATCACcccacagcaaaaaaaaaaaaaaaaaaaaaaaaacaatgtgtcTGGGACGCGTGTCTATTTGGGTTGGCGCGCACCGGCACCCAGCCAGCGGTTCTGGCTTCAGATGAAAGAAGAGAGCATTCACCGACAGCGAATTCATCCCGTGAAGTTCACGTGACAAGGAATCTGCTTTCTATGCGGAGAAAGTGGCGCCACTAGAAAAGATATCTCGTCGGAGTATTTTTGAAAGAACGCAATGACGTACGTGTCCTAGGCGTAaatgcgtttcatttcattatTACGCAATTCATGCGACGCACCTGAAGATCCAGTAGTATGAATATTACTCTCTGTATATGTTCCCCGCAATCATAGGCGCCGGGGGGATTGCCATAGCCCTCCAGAAACATCATGACCGCTGCAGCCCCAGACTGGATATGGGTTCTAAGCCCCCCACCCCTGGCAGGTTGAAAGGTCTCCGCCTATGATTATTTCGAGGAACCGATCGAAATACCGCGAAAGTCAGTGGACGTAATGATTAATGAATGCCAGTGAAGGTAACTAACAGAGCATAAAATGAGGTGTGTTTCATTAATAAACAGCATCATAAATTCGAGGGTCATCTCCCACGACAGTGTTTACGGTCGCATTAGGTGCAAAATCATTTCAATATTCGCACGATTTTTTAGCTACGATGTGTTTTAGCCCTTGCACTACCAAACAacatgatatacagggtgtttgctctaacgtatccagaaaatatattaaaatcgagcgataaaagaaaagcaagtggtacttttctgctacttgagtaggagacaggtactgcttcactagcaGCACCTGTTCCTTAGCCAAGTAGCTGAatagtagcgctcgtttctctttcatCACTCGCtttaatttctggacacgttagagcaaacaccctgtattatttatatatatcgCTCTTTCTTTATTCTTCTTTGTTAATGTAAGACACAGTCTTGCTGCCCGTCTAGCCTAGTAAAATAGTAAAATTCTGATCTGTTCAGTACTGAAGTGACTGAAACTGCACCGCAAGAACCATATTCGCGTCTTCGTAAGGGCTTTACCTAATAAAAATTGTCACGATGTTCCGCTATGAAAAGGGTTTTGAGTTGGCCTCCTCACAGTTTCCGCTTCTGCCACCTTGCCAAGTCCCACAAGAGTGACACAGTGTCCGGCTATTGCACTGACAATTCTGAACGTTTTCCTGTACAGTGACAGTGTGAACTTGAAAGGGCCATATCAGCGCGATTGCAAACGAAATGTGGTCTCACAAGCGTGTGATATTtctgtgcagtgatttatccacaCACCCCTAACACCCTCCAAATGTTCAGCGACACCCAccacagggggtgcccttgcgatttcagcgttaggcacatgtcggtaatgatatcttaagctgtaatgacgtaactataacaatgaccccccacccccattttttcaacacccctccgtgctaGGGATTCTAGATAAACCACTGTTTCTGTGTCATACCTGCGCGCAGAGTCTACGGCAAAAAGTAGCGACACGAAAAATGATTCAAAATACTATAACCCAAATGATATAACCCGAATTGTGAATGGTACTGAACGTGCGCATCCCACAGTCAAGCGCATTGCACGGCGTTAAGTTCACATTAAGTACAACCACTAGAGCTCGATGCAATTGAAATTGGTCCACAATCATGTTCAGTTGCGAAGGCACATCAGCGAGCGTGTTTTAATTCTTTCCGAGACCAAATTTATTACCTCCGTTTCAGTTCCGATAAAACCTACCTGATAGCTTATCCGTGTCACAATCAGACTCCGCGTCATTGTCGTTAACTTGTCCTCGGGTTTTGGTGCCAGCGCGCTTACTGACACTCATTTTCTTCGCCACAACTTGTAAACGACTGTTCGAGCGAGATTGCGTGCGAGTGCAGAAGAACCGCTAGCACACAGTGAAACAACAGTCCGCCGGTATCACCATCAACTTCCTTGCCAGCAGCGATCCCAGTGCTACGAACACCTGATTCACATCCAAATAACGGATGCTTCGGATTTGGTTGCGATCATCATTTCTCAGCACATCGCCTTGACGTAGTGGCGCCGTGGCGCTGGTAACAAACGGCCTTTCTCCTCTGTTGCTCTGGTAATCCATAATTGAAATCGAAGACCATATCTTTGAATTTCACTTGATACGCGAAATGTTTACATTTTTTTGCGTTTTATGCAAGGTAAAAAGAAACCTAGTTCAATAATGACAACTTATACAGTGATGCCAGACTCAAAAACGGAATAAAACACCTAGCAGGTTGGCAACAACGGATGgcttgctgtttttttttcttttcaatggCGGCTCCGTAGCGAAAACGCTAAACGTGGTTGATAGTGCTAACTGCTAACGTCATTCCCTGCAAATTATGGGCAACGCAAGGAAATCAAGAAAGAGGAAGAACGGTTACAACTACAGCGTAAACCACAGGAGGAAGTTGAAGAAGAAGCTTAAACGGAGAGTCAAGATAAAAAGTAAGCCTGTGAAGGAAGCATGGGATGAAACCAAAGGTGTTTATGAAAACATGAAAGACATGGGTTTGTCGTCGAATCCGAACGAAATGGACGTGTCGGAAGATGTTGAGGCCACAAAGAAACATGTGGTTGAAGCTCTTGAAGCTGAGGCGTCGCAACCGACAAGAAAAACATTACGGATGTCTGGAGACAACGTCAAGTTCTGCGTGTATATGTTAGAGAAATACGGTGAAGACTACAAGGCTATGGCGAAAGATAGCAAGAACTACTACCAGCATACTCCTGCACAAATTCGCCAGAAGATAAAAACGTTGCAAAAAATACCAGAACAGTGGAATGCATATCTTAAAGCCAAACAAATGTGTGGGGAGCCATGATATGTGATGCTATTACACTTCAGTGTAACGTGCACGAAGAACACCTTCTGCGTTACAAGGCAGAAAAGCTTTGTATAAAGTCATGAAATATAGATACACAGGTCTCTGAACATCATTTCATAATTAAGGCTTGTATAAAAGGGCACTGTGCAAGGAACTAAGCTTACATTTCCCAGAAATTGTCTTCAGAAGCAGACAGAGTGTATTATACACACACAATATTATTCTCATCCCTTCCATGTCCCTGGGGGGTATTTTATCCAAGCATCACCCCCTAACCTTTCGCCGGAGGGCAGGCCCCCTCCAAGATGTCTACCTAGCTGATAATCAGGATGAACATTTTGGAGGGTATCCTAACAGTCAGGTGTGTCGTGCAAGTGAACATCCAAATCCTGTAAAAACTTGCCTCATAACACGGAATGCCAGACACCCAGCACAATCTCTGTGCATGAAAGGAGGTGAGTACCCCAAAGCCCGAAGTGTTCGCACAGGGAGATGCGGGAGGTGTTGTGTCCCAGCCCCTCCAGCAGACTGAAAACTTCCCGCACAAAACATACAAAGTGCTAATGACAGAAATTGTGCCTACCCCCCCTCCTGTCCACACTGACCACATGTACCGTAGGGTACAcagttgtctaaaatcagcactctgTGGTTTATCACATCTCAAATacccaggtgttgcaagactatttctttcgagatataaacacgtgctgcacatggtccaccttcaaatacaatattggcacaacactttccaAGCGCAACCGAGGTAACATGGGACGGAGtgctgacaggcgattttagctaactgtgtccccaacagtacagcTCACGTAAACCTGTAAAACATAAAAACGGCATCATATACTGCACACCAGGTGCATGCTGTTGTAACCCCCAaaccctttcttttatttttatttttttcaaaaaacataTTCCCCTACCAACACAaacctaaaaaagaaaaagctggcAAGTAGTGTTAAGCGCTCTCTCTTAGTTGGTTTTTCATTCTTCTAGATATGATCTTTATTGTGGTATATGATTCCAGAAGCAAGACATGGAAATATGGAACTTCTCAGCTGGCATTTGTTTGTTCatgctattgttcttgaagttaaaTGAGAGCCACATGTGTTGCTACATGAAAATTATGAATAATACAGTCCAGCAATTTGTAATTGTGCTTGTCGTACTTGAGATACTTACTAACTGGGCAAAACCTCAGTAATATGATTTACTGAAatctttttttcagtttttatttTGACCACTTTTGTTTCTAACTACAATTTTTAGTATTTTTTACTGACATACTTGCCCCTCCAACCAAAATCATAGTGTACCACTGGGGAAGCCTTCAATTACTGTACAACATGAGTAACACATTTCATATGGGCGTTCGCACAGTACAACCCAACTGCTATAACTCCGCAGGGCAACTATGGTAACCCCACTTCCATTAAGGAAATGAGTATAGTAAGCATTTCTTGCATATCCAAACAGAACACatacaaacttttttttttctgatagtGTTACGTGCACTCCCCTGTTGTGGAAAGGTGACCCCCAAACAAGCTGCCCAGTTGAAGAATGAGTCAAAGCCACCCAGTGTTCCTAATGAGAGAACCTTTTATACACGTCTGATTGCTACAATGAGCATCTGAAGAACACTGAACGTAGAAAAAAAGGTGCTCCCTtctctttcttcctctttttcacttttttttttttttttcatttactgGTGTAGTATTGAAACACCTTTCCCCAGCAATCCAAAGACTGTTGCAGTTGTAAAGCACACATAATTTAACAACaatacttttaaaaaaaagcagcagcagcagccaatAATGACTAAATACCTTCTTTGTCCTATTTTAAAATATGTTGTTTGCTCTCTGGTTTGTTGCTGTATGTTGACTGAGGAATGATCCTTGCCATGCCAAACTAAACTAAATTGTTAAATTGTAAAAGGCTAAGCAAAAGTCTCAGGCCAGGGGCTGCTgctatttcgaacagaggctgttttCCAACTGTTCTTCCGGTAGAAGAGCAGTCACTTTTTGCAAAATATCCGCGGCCCCTGACCTGAGGCCTTTGCTTCAACCTACGTTCACAGGATCACTGTATCTGCCATTTTTAAACTAAACTGTGACTAAAAACTACTACTAAAATACAAAATCGAACCCAAATGTGGGAACATTAGATGCCACACGTAAATTTCCCTTCTCTTTTAGCTTAGCCTGTAAAAGCGTGTGGAGGGCAACACCAATTCGGACATCCATTTGAGACAGTTCTGTCTTGAGTCGAGCCAAGGCTTTACGGATGTGCACTAGTGGCGCtagaaggagaaaaaaagacgtacgcGTCCTCTCATTCTGCCAATGCTACAGTTCAAGTCATAATTTCTTTGGAGAAAAGACACTTCTCAATAACAAGTACAttgaaggggcactaaagtgcaaaaatgttTCCGTGCTAATGAAAGATGGcattaccttgacaccaacacaaaaggaacggaattcatCCGTTGCATCGTCTGTGATTTGTAAGCAAAAGGATCCACACTTTACGCGTTCCCTCTCCTtttcaagaagcgcgacaatgcggagaggcctcggattggtctactcaaacgatctcccgcgattatttggcaaatcgtttgaggagaccagtgAGAGTCCACTCCGCATTGTCAGCCTCCtcgagaaggagagggagaaggaAAGCATAAATTGCTGTTccttcgctcataaatcacgaacaacGCAGCAACTGGATGACTTCCCGCTCCCTTTGTGTTGGTGTAGAGGTAACAGTCTCTTTCATTTCGCAAGGAGAAATTTTTAGTGACCCTTAGTGACACTTTAGTGACCCTTTAAATGGGTTGTGACACTTCACCTCAAGTTATGCCAGATAGACAGATTCCACAGCCAGATGGGAGTTCATCTCCTTTTGAGTCTTCTGCAATCAATTTATTCAATTTATGGCAGCCTCAGGGCTTAGAAGCAGGATTGGTTACCAAAAATAATATTGTTTCCGATTCTGTTTCCAGTACCTAAAAAGCTCTTTGTGTACATTTCGATACGATTTTCAGTTGCGGTTTCCATTTCCTAGCTATCTTCGATGCCTGTTccagtttttgtttctttgagATATAGTACTGCCTGTTCTCGACATTACGCTTTTTTGATGAGGTATGCGCGGCTGTGTACAAGCTACGTTGCCATTTCTGCGCGCATTCTATGCTGTTATTCTATCTACTACCATACAGGCTTTCTGAACTGTCAACAAATGCTTTAAGCCTTACAAGAAATAATGCTTACCTTGCTTCATTGCCTTGCATTGTATATACTTTTGTCACTTTTTATGCCATAGTTAAAGTAGGAAAACACAAAAGAGAAAAGTGATCGTTCCTGACCACTGATGCTTGAACTCTGGCACAGTCTCTCAACACAGAACTCTCAACAGTCACGGTTTCCTGCCGATTGGATCGTTTAGAAGTCTATTTTGCCAAGAAGCACTGCACATGTGGACTTGTTGTCAGCCCCTACTGAGACCTCTTTGCCCTAGTCACTTGCACAGTCTATATGTATTTCAAGTCATCAAGATGAGCTATGAATGCGAGAATAATAATAGTTGTATATACATTTTTGAATTAATACAGAAGTTAGAAAAGACTGAGGAGGGGGATTACATTCTGTGATTTCAGGTTTCGTTATCGTTATCACCCTTGAAGCTTGTTTCAGTTTCCGGtaatgaaaacaaaaataattttgttTGTTTCGATTTCCTTCCTTTGTTTGTTTCGATTTGTTTCGATTCATTTCCTGCGGAATTTGGGTATGTAAGGTTTCTTGTTTCCGTGGCCATATCCGGTAACCAACCCTGATTATTAGCATTAAAGAGGGGAGGGGCTATGCAGTCAAAAGCAGAATGAAGATCTCACACAGATAAGGAAGACAGAGTAATTACAGACAAGAACAGCTTCCAGACAACCCAATCCCTACTATGGCCCCAGAGGCCCACTTGTGTAGGCCCAGTGCATTTGTCCGagcacagcttgggacaaaagtttactgaACACTGCACTGGCATATTTTTTTTATGGATATTTTATTGTAGCTGCCAACGTTTGCTCCAATGGATATATGCGACAcactggtgttccgtaaacttttgtcccatgCTGTATACAGTACTGTTGCAGAGATTGCACGCATAAAATGCATAAATAATACAGGCTGTACACCAAAGTGAGCCTAGTGACTACAATTGTAATGCACCGCTATTCTGAATAAATACTGCTAGGTTAGTAAATGCTGTGTCAATTATGAGCTTGTACAAAATGCCCCCAAACACAAAACAAGTTATGACTAGTGATGTCAcaaactttttgcgaacctgtGGTTC
It contains:
- the LOC135385319 gene encoding nucleolar protein 16-like, producing MGNARKSRKRKNGYNYSVNHRRKLKKKLKRRVKIKSKPVKEAWDETKGVYENMKDMGLSSNPNEMDVSEDVEATKKHVVEALEAEASQPTRKTLRMSGDNVKFCVYMLEKYGEDYKAMAKDSKNYYQHTPAQIRQKIKTLQKIPEQWNAYLKAKQMCGEP